The following is a genomic window from Gadus morhua chromosome 23, gadMor3.0, whole genome shotgun sequence.
TGACATGCCAACAGACCCGTCCTACAAGACACAGAATCTATAATTAGTTTTACACCTAATTGGACTATCGGCTAATCTGCATGTAATCGATCTCTGAAATGAAGCCGGTATCCATGTTCAGAATGTGATGCCGGTCTAGTAGAGGTGTGGCCAGGCTGTTAGAGGAGGATGTGGTGGGACAGGAAGGATGCATGTCATTGGCCAATTTGTGTAAAAAATGCTTGCATTGCAGGTGGTGTGGGATCCTGTCCTACAGTTTTTCATGCATCTATGCCAAACAAGATGGAGGCATTGAGGGACACTTGTTTGCAAATTCCATGTTCATTTGATTCAGTACcatcaaataaaatagataaaagCCAACCCATATTGGGTGCATGGATAAAATCGAACCCCTATTATGGGGGTCATCCAGAAAATGTGGTTTTCCACAGCGACAATCAAGATAATAAGTATCCAATTAGTATCATTGGGACTATGAGAGAATACAACTGCACAACTGTTTTTACAAACATGAAATCAAGTTATGCTGACGTGTATTACTTCAGAGTGGAAAGCACCAGTTTCAGCGCAACTGACGTCTGCAGTCCTCTTACCATCACAGTTAAAGGTAGGAGAACCCATTTGGTTTGGGGGTCTATTTTTTGATTACTcagtattataattatttgtagCCTATTTAAATATGATTATGATCATTGCTGATCTTCGGCTACTTCCTGAGGTAGATATTCTTGTTCTCTTTGTCTAGAATTAAAGTATCGATACCACAGGATAGtattttcattttaaataatgtttttacaACGTTTTATGACAGAGTCATATTGCAATAAAGCTTATTATGGACCATGTGCTGAGACAGACTTTTTGTTTCCCTAATACAATCTTTAATGTGTTAATGATGATTATTCTCCCGTCTTGAATATACTGGTCAACACTGAAGATGCTGCATTCATTCATGTGGATATTAAACCTACATTTCAGCCTAATgcaaatgtttcttgaaaacaACCACGTAGATTCAGCCCCAGCACCCTCCATACAGACCCTCCAGGAGGGACCACTAACGGAGGGGAGCAGGGTAACGTTCACCTGCAGGGCCATCGCACCCTGTCCCACCCAGCCGCCTCACCTGAGCTGGAGCCAGTCAGGAGGCCCTGAGGGCCGGCTGGAACCGCACGGAGACCAAGAGCCTAACGTCAGGACCCGGCAGCTGAATATCACTCTGTCGGACCGACATGACGGGGTACGCCTCACTTGTCTGGCAGAGTATCCCGTGAACGACCCATCAGGCGGGCCCAGCATCAGAACAGCAGAGAGCGTCGTGACGCTCAACGTTTCCTGTGAGTGACCAGCAGACGGTCCAATCAGTGAGCCGGGGCGGCTGAGAAGCAGAAAGAGTTTACATACTGCATTCAAATCCGTCAATAGCGGAACCATAGTTTGAAATTGAAGACTTATCTTGTGTTCCTGTAGATTCCCCGAAGGATACCCAGGCCTCCGTCAGCCCCCCCACGGTGTCGCTGGGCAGTGTGGTCAACCTGACGTGCACCAGCAGAGCCAACCCCCCCGTTCTCCGGTTCACCTGGTTCAGGAGCAGTGCGGAGGGACCCCTGAACGTGTCAGATGGATCTCTGTACAGCTTCAATGTGTCCAGCTACAGAGGAATCTACTACTGCGTGGCCACGAGTCCCTTGGG
Proteins encoded in this region:
- the LOC115537204 gene encoding B-cell receptor CD22-like — encoded protein: MLHSFMWILNLHFSLMQMFLENNHVDSAPAPSIQTLQEGPLTEGSRVTFTCRAIAPCPTQPPHLSWSQSGGPEGRLEPHGDQEPNVRTRQLNITLSDRHDGVRLTCLAEYPVNDPSGGPSIRTAESVVTLNVSYSPKDTQASVSPPTVSLGSVVNLTCTSRANPPVLRFTWFRSSAEGPLNVSDGSLYSFNVSSYRGIYYCVATSPLGNQTSEEIKLTVIGLNVPLIVRFFGTFFFIGLVISVLWLLKKPSTRQQNPICKASDKKVEE